The following coding sequences are from one Triticum aestivum cultivar Chinese Spring chromosome 5A, IWGSC CS RefSeq v2.1, whole genome shotgun sequence window:
- the LOC123108108 gene encoding two-component response regulator ORR42-like produces MASKAQGSSFMKALVVEDTTVQRMVLSAKLRNFQCEITLAVNGKEAVDLFLEGKKFDIIFYDKDMPIMTSPEAVVMIRAMGETDVKIVGMSADDDAMEVFISAGADVFVPKPIKVQDLESIIKEVMNKKKNTMV; encoded by the exons ATGGCATCCAAGGCCCAAGGATCCTCCTTTATGAAGGCCCTAGTTGTTGAGGACACCACAGTTCAAAGGATGGTCCTCTCGGCAAAGTTACGTAATTTTCAATGTGAGATTACTCTTGCCGTGAATGGAAAAGAAGCAGTTGACCTATTCCTTGAGGGGAAGAAGTTTGACATTATTTTTTATGATAAGGACATGCCCATCATGACTAGTCCTGAG GCAGTTGTAATGATTCGTGCTATGGGGGAAACTGATGTGAAGATTGTTGGGATGTCAGCTGATGACGATGCCATGGAGGTGTTCATAAGTGCTGGTGCTGATGTTTTTGTGCCCAAACCAATCAAGGTTCAGGATCTCGAGTCTATAATTAAGGAAGTcatgaacaagaagaagaacaccaTGGTCTAG